Genomic segment of Pseudomonadota bacterium:
CGGTGGCGCGCTCCTCGAGCTGCTCTCCGATGCCGGTGCGCCGCACCTCCTCGTTGTGCTCGATGATCTCACGCCCTCGCTTGAGCTGGCGCTCGACCGCCGTCTTCTCGTCGACGAAGAGCACCATGACGTGAATGGTCATGTGACGGAACTCGAGCGCCTGCGGCGTGTTGCGGAACTCGGCGTGGAGCCCCTGCACCTTCTCGACCAGCAGCTTGAGGCACTCGACCTGGGCGCGGGTGCGGGGAAAGCCGTCGAGGATCACCCCATCGCGGAACTCCGGTCGCAGCAGCGCCCGCACCACCAGGTCGATGACCTCGCGATCGCCCACCATGGCCCCCGCGTCCTTGATGCGCCGTGCCTCGGGACTGTCGAGCAGCGAGCTCACCACGATGGGCTCGCATGTGAGGCCGCGGGCCTTCTTGATGAAGTTCGTGTTCGTTCCCTTGCCTGCGCCGGGCGCGCCACCGAGAAGAATCAGCTCCTTGGGGAAGTGCAGGCCCTCGCGCCCGAACTGGGATTCGAGGTTCTTCCACACAGGATCGAAGATGACATGGGCATCCTTGATCTCGAGATCTTGGACCGGAGCGTTGGTGCTCCTGGTGTCCTGGACAGCGCTGGACGGCTGGGACGTGTTCATGCAGGCCCTCTTGGATTCGGCGCAGCCAAGGCGAACGCAGCCCGTCGGTGCTTGTCGTCGACGGTCGCGCGCGCCTCGTCAGCGGCTCGGGAAGTCGGCGCAGGGGTTGGATAAAAGCAGGCGTCCTTCCTTCTTCCAGGCCAGGAAAACGACCGCCGCGCAGGGTGAGCGGACTGAGGAGCAGAAGGCCCGCTCCATGAGCGATCGCACCCTTCTCTACCTCACCGACGCCGATGTCCGCAGCGCAGGCCTCGATGTCCGCACCATCATCGATCTCCTTGACACCGCCTTTCACGAGATGGGCGACGGAAACGTGGAGATGCCCCCGAAACCGGGGGTCCATCCCCAGCCCGATGCCTTCATCCACGCCATGGCATGCTACATCCCCGCCATGCGCTCCGCGGGACTGAAGTGGGTGAGCGGCTTCCCCGAGAACCAGGCCCGTGGCCTGCCCTACATCAGCGGTCTTCTCGTGCTCAACGATGTCGACACCGGTCTGCCCTACGCCATCATGGACTGCGCCTGGATCACGGCCTGGCGGACAGGCGCGGCAACCGCTCTCTCCGCGCGCCACCTCGCGCGACCCGACAGTCGCACCGCCGGCATCCTCGCCTGTGGTGTGCAGGGACGCACCAACCTCGTTGCACTGAAGGCGCTCTTCCCCCTCGAGCGCGTCTACGCCTATGACCTCAACGCCGAGGTGCAGCAGCGCTTCGTGCACGAGATGGCTGCCGAGACGGGGTGCGAGGTGGTGGGGGTCTCATCGCCTCGTGAGGCTGTGGTCGACAGCGACCTCGTGATCACGTCCGGCCCGATCCTCAAGCGCCCCACTCCTGTCATCGAGGCTGGCTGGCTTCGCCCTGGCGCCTTCGGCAGCGCTGTGGACTTCGACAGCTACTGGACAGCGGAGGCCATGGGCGAGATCGATCGCGTCGCCACAGACGACCACAGACAGTTCGGATACTACAAGGACGTGGGGTACTTCCAGCAGACCCCCGCGCCCTACGCCGATCTCGGCGAGCTGGTCACCGGACGAAAGCCCGGGCGTCAGTCTGACCAAGAGCGCACCCTGGCCATCAACCTCGGTCTCGCCCTCGACGACATGGCGGTGGCGCCGGAGATCCATCGCCGCGCCCTGGCCCTCGGACTGGGCACGCGGCTGCCCGTCTGAGCCGGACAAGCGCTCAGGCCAGCTGCGAGCGGAAGCGGTAGATGCTGATGATGAGCAGCACCCCTGCGATGGCGCCCAGCGAGACGAAGTAGGGCCACAGCTCTGGCAGCCCCGTGCCCTTGATGAGAATGCCCCGCGCGATGATCGAGAAGTGTCGTATTGGATTGAGCCAGGTCACGGGTCGAAGCCACGGCGGCATGGCTTCGACCGGCGTGGTGGCGCCGGCCAGCAGCGCCAGGGGCGGATTGACGAAGAAGCTCAGCAGCTGGGCCTGCAACGCACTCTTCGAGAACGACGCGATGCAGGTGCCCACCCCGATTCCCGCCACGAGGCACAGCGCCCCCCCGCACACGATCAGTGCCAGCGAGCCGCGCACGGGCACTGAGAAGACGAGACGCGTGACCACGAG
This window contains:
- a CDS encoding ornithine cyclodeaminase family protein, with amino-acid sequence MTWASLISRSWTGALVLLVSWTALDGWDVFMQALLDSAQPRRTQPVGACRRRSRAPRQRLGKSAQGLDKSRRPSFFQARKTTAAQGERTEEQKARSMSDRTLLYLTDADVRSAGLDVRTIIDLLDTAFHEMGDGNVEMPPKPGVHPQPDAFIHAMACYIPAMRSAGLKWVSGFPENQARGLPYISGLLVLNDVDTGLPYAIMDCAWITAWRTGAATALSARHLARPDSRTAGILACGVQGRTNLVALKALFPLERVYAYDLNAEVQQRFVHEMAAETGCEVVGVSSPREAVVDSDLVITSGPILKRPTPVIEAGWLRPGAFGSAVDFDSYWTAEAMGEIDRVATDDHRQFGYYKDVGYFQQTPAPYADLGELVTGRKPGRQSDQERTLAINLGLALDDMAVAPEIHRRALALGLGTRLPV
- a CDS encoding nucleoside monophosphate kinase; amino-acid sequence: MNTSQPSSAVQDTRSTNAPVQDLEIKDAHVIFDPVWKNLESQFGREGLHFPKELILLGGAPGAGKGTNTNFIKKARGLTCEPIVVSSLLDSPEARRIKDAGAMVGDREVIDLVVRALLRPEFRDGVILDGFPRTRAQVECLKLLVEKVQGLHAEFRNTPQALEFRHMTIHVMVLFVDEKTAVERQLKRGREIIEHNEEVRRTGIGEQLEERATDYDPALAQRRYRVFKEQTWDALQSLKEIFHYHSINAMGSLAEVERNILEELKYQSSLELDPATFDMVRSLPLASEIVVHARQDLVRRIDTYALEHAEQFREVLQFIENKMVPIITRHAISGHAMVNTEDTLLEKPQALAMLIDVFSERGYHATVDLWRVAVPQRVDLTTGEIECRQKKVYRITVRFAGSEIRRG